Proteins encoded together in one Cicer arietinum cultivar CDC Frontier isolate Library 1 chromosome 4, Cicar.CDCFrontier_v2.0, whole genome shotgun sequence window:
- the LOC101491568 gene encoding uncharacterized protein produces MATSAILFVACGEQHLLPLTMHIGFLRFLNRTVQSINQRFAHIFCSQGDGDDVKHVRILCEEEMVFSSTQYLMSAIGRKCQVNAQDCSLRNKSFGGGKGQHAVFNVLDTMLKSSLERLKMMRENISLVRIGLQGYSHEYNYAENAATIRFLCLEGKLVAALWLRRRLVQKCIIPDVYTHNHIVNGLCKLGLMGNADRLVREMLESGPRPSCATYNTLIKGYCAVNGIKKALDLFTTMSNTGILPNRVTCNILVHALCEKGLMKKATKMLEEILNDDNGEDIPDLVTSTIFMDNYFKNGASIRAIGLWNEMIQKCTRVDVVSYNVLINGLCQNQQMHLANGYACEMLKKGLLPDVFTYNILIGALCKEGKISEACYIFGVMSRMGIMPDQISYKIMIQGLCLNGDVVRAKDMLFSMLNNLMVPKPIVWNLIIDFYGRCEDLRNAFLTRDLMLAFGVLPNVFTYNALILAQLKSGNIYDAHSLKEEMRSKGLCPDVVTYNLLIGGACNLGDLDLAHQLHNEMMQRGCVPDLITYTEFIRGLCIRGNIKDAEELYARLLKSGLLNDHVPVQILFNMYCKLSEPIRAFNFYQDWLASKQDSNCA; encoded by the exons ATGGCAACGAGTGCAATTTTATTTGTTGCCTGTGGGGAACAACATTTGTTGCCGTTGACGATGCATATTGGTTTTCTAAGATTTTTGAATCGCACTGTTCAGTCTATCAATCAACGCTTTGCTCATATTTTCTGCTCCCAAGGTGACGGTGACGACGTCAAACATGTCAG GATTTTATGTGAAGAGGAAATGGTGTTTTCGTCTACACAATATCTAATGTCAGCTATTGGGAGAAAGTGCCAGGTAAATGCTCAAGATTGTTCGTTGCGTAACAAGAGTTTTGGTGGCGGCAAGGGCCAACATGCTGTTTTCAACGTGTTGGATACAATGCTAAAGTCTAGTCTAGAGCGTCTAAAGATGATGAG GGAAAACATATCTTTGGTAAGGATAGGTCTGCAAGGATATTCACATGAATATAACTATGCAGAAAATGCAGCCACTATTAGGTTTTTGTGCTTGGAAGGTAAATTGGTAGCTGCCCTGTGGCTTCGGAGAAGACTTGTGCAAAAATGTATCATCCCTGACGTGTATACTCACAACCATATTGTAAATGGGCTATGCAAACTCGGTCTTATGGGGAATGCAGATCGTCTTGTTAGAGAGATGTTAGAATCTGGTCCTCGTCCGAGCTGTGCCACTTACAACACTTTAATTAAGGGCTATTGTGCTGTTAATGGTATAAAAAAAGCTTTGGATCTATTTACAACCATGTCCAATACTGGTATTCTGCCAAACAGGGTTACTTGTAACATACTTGTACATGCATTGTGTGAGAAAGGCCTTATGAAGAAAGCTACAAAGATGCTTGAAGAAATACTAAATGACGATAATGGCGAAGATATACCCGATTTAGTTACCTCAACTATATTCATGgataattactttaaaaatggGGCAAGTATTCGAGCTATCGGTCTTTGGAATGAGATGATTCAAAAGTGTACAAGAGTAGATGTTGTTTCGTATAATGTTCTTATCAATGGACTTTGCCAGAATCAACAGATGCATCTTGCAAATGGATATGCATGTGAAATGCTTAAGAAAGGTTTACTTCCTGATgtttttacttataatattcTTATTGGTGCACTTTGCAAGGAGGGAAAAATTAGTGAAGCTTGCTATATTTTTGGAGTTATGTCTAGAATGGGAATTATGCCTGATCAAATTTCATACAAGATTATGATTCAAGGCCTATGTTTGAATGGAGATGTTGTGAGAGCAAAAGACATGCTTTTCTCGATGTTGAATAATTTAATGGTTCCCAAGCCTATAGTATGGAACCTAATAATTGACTTTTATGGAAGATGTGAAGATCTTAGAAATGCTTTTCTTACAAGAGATCTGATGCTGGCTTTTGGTGTTCTCCCAAATGTATTTACTTATAATGCTTTAATTCTTGCACAATTGAAGAGTGGAAATATCTACGATGCTCACTCTTTGAAGGAAGAGATGCGTTCAAAAGGTCTTTGTCCTGATGTGGTTACTTATAATTTGTTGATAGGTGGTGCTTGTAATTTAGGAGATCTCGATTTAGCGCATCAACTACACAATGAGATGATGCAAAGGGGGTGTGTACCAGATTTAATAACTTATACTGAATTTATTAGGGGGTTGTGTATTAGAGGCAACATTAAAGATGCAGAAGAGCTTTATGCTAGATTACTGAAATCTGGTTTATTGAATGATCATGTTCCAGTTCAGATTCTTTTTAACATGTACTGCAAATTGAGCGAACCAATCAGGGCGTTTAACTTTTATCAAGACTGGCTGGCAAGTAAACAGGATAGCAATTGTGCCTGA